The following proteins are encoded in a genomic region of Protaetiibacter sp. SSC-01:
- a CDS encoding diacylglycerol kinase family protein: MTPPDAETPRRAAVIYNPIKVDVDHLRDVVAAAESAAGWAKSLWIETSEEDPGIGQARRALAEGAAVVMAAGGDGTVRAVAQGLQNSGVPLALLPSGTGNLLARNLGLDVNAAHVEALVEIAFSGVDEAIDVGVVEVDRPDGSTETHSFVVMAGLGLDAKMIANTNPELKKKVGWLAYVDAIGRSLVDKHVLRLRYRLDGGEWRFTRVHTILIGNCGALPGNILLLPDAEIDDGLLDIVTLRPEGFSGWARVWVGIVWENGVLRRSTIGRKILDLRSKPVRALRYLRGRRIDGRLDRPEEFELDGDEAGVITAFRAHVDPASLLVKLPRG; the protein is encoded by the coding sequence ATGACGCCCCCGGACGCCGAGACGCCTCGCCGGGCAGCCGTCATCTACAACCCGATCAAGGTCGACGTCGATCACCTGCGGGATGTCGTGGCTGCCGCCGAGAGCGCCGCCGGCTGGGCGAAGAGCCTCTGGATCGAGACGAGCGAAGAGGACCCAGGCATCGGCCAGGCGCGCCGTGCGCTCGCCGAGGGCGCCGCCGTCGTCATGGCGGCGGGCGGCGACGGCACGGTGCGCGCGGTCGCGCAGGGGCTGCAGAACTCGGGCGTGCCGCTCGCACTGCTGCCCTCCGGTACGGGCAACCTGCTCGCGCGCAACCTCGGCCTCGACGTCAACGCGGCGCACGTGGAGGCGCTCGTCGAGATCGCGTTCTCGGGCGTCGACGAGGCGATCGATGTCGGCGTCGTCGAGGTGGACCGTCCCGACGGCTCGACCGAGACGCACTCGTTCGTCGTCATGGCGGGCCTCGGGCTCGACGCGAAGATGATCGCCAACACCAATCCCGAGCTCAAGAAGAAGGTCGGCTGGCTCGCCTACGTCGACGCGATCGGGCGCTCGCTCGTCGACAAGCACGTGCTGCGGCTGCGCTACCGCCTCGACGGCGGCGAGTGGCGCTTCACGCGCGTGCACACGATCCTCATCGGCAACTGCGGCGCGCTGCCCGGCAACATCCTGCTGCTGCCCGACGCCGAGATCGACGACGGCCTGCTCGACATCGTGACGCTGCGCCCCGAGGGCTTCTCCGGCTGGGCGCGCGTGTGGGTCGGCATCGTGTGGGAGAACGGGGTGCTGCGGCGCAGCACGATCGGCCGCAAGATCCTCGACCTGCGGTCGAAGCCCGTGCGCGCGCTGCGCTACCTGCGCGGGCGCCGCATCGACGGGCGGCTCGACCGCCCCGAGGAGTTCG